The genomic DNA GATGAGAACAGAGATCTGGTTCTTATGTGTCTTCTAAAGGAGCACCTTTGCCTAAAGGATGGAAAGAGAACGAAACCAGGACGAGGCACCTGGGTGGCCACCTGTCCCCGGCACATCATCCTATCCATGGCTCATGCAGTTGTTGTCATAGTTATTTCaaaaacagccaaagctacacagagaaaccctgtcttgaaaaatcaaaaacaaaacaaaacaagcccagaCTAACAGCTCCTTGTActctttgtttcctgagacacCTTCTGCTACCTGGGAGCTCTGCTCTCTGTCCCCTGCTAAAGCTCCCAGCTATCAATCTACAATAAACTTGTTGTAAAACTCTTCCTGAAGACTGAGTTTCATCCTTTGaattctcccacccccccccccccctggccatccctcccctctttttttttttttggttttctagacagggtttctctgtgtagccatggcagTCTTGGATtcactcaaactcacagcgatccgccagcctctagaattaaaggtgtgggcctccacacccagctcataCTTTGAATTCTTAAGACAAGAACCTGGAAGCTACTGACTCAGGGCAGCTCCTGAGTTTCTGGGACTCTAGTTCCTTGTAAAAAGCTACATCGTTCTCAAAGACAAACTGTCACCCACAGGCTGTAgtgtctgaacacttggtctccagggAGTGGGGCTTTGAACCTTTAGGTGGTAGGGAACAGTTGAAGGAAGCAAGCACTGGGGAGCTAGGGGATCCTTGCAAGTCCTTCTTGGCCCCATGGACATGAACTGAACAAGCCGCTGTCACCGCTGCCATACTGCTGTGGACCCATTCTACCATGCCTCCTACTCTCTAACAGACcaacaaaattattattaacaACAAGTAGCTGACTGGCTATGCTTATTCTATGGCAGAAGAAAATTCCCCtagaaacatacacaaaaataaaccaCCCTCCTTTATTTCTGccatgtattttgtcacagttacAAGGAAGATAACTAAAACAAAAGGGAAGTAGCAGGCATGGCTCTTTAGAATCTGGAAGACACTACAGGATAATAGGCATTGTGGGACTTCATGCATTGTTTATCGGTTGccttaggttttatttttggttttgatttttagagatagggtatctctacatagccctggctgtcctggaactcgctctgtagaccaggctgacctcaaattcacagcgatccacctgcctctgcctcccgagtgctgggaggtaCTACCACCCTGCTGATTGGCTTAATTCGGTGTGGGCACTCAGTCTTAGATTTTCTAGCTCCTGTCACATGGGACACAAATCTGCACAGCTCTACAGCTAAGACTGAGACAAATAAAAGCTCAATTtagtttttaggtttttctaATTCCTTCCTATTCAGTTTTGCTCTTCAGTTGTCCTTTTCAACTAATAATCTAACTGACCCATGGTGAGTTAGACCCAATACCAGATGTATGCCAGCAAACTAGTACATCGGCATCAAAACTGTTAAGTTCTATCCCCGTAATAAACCTCTACATGACTCAGCTCTGCTATTATCATTTGTGAGATATAGACCAGCCACTGACTGAAAagtaacccccccccaaaagtaaaCCAACAAACTCACTGGGAATTCAACAGAAATGCTGACTCTATAGCGTTTTGACCCTGCTGCAGTTTGTAAGAATACTACCACCAACATGGCCAAGCCCCTGAGCTTTAAGGGTATACTCCAGGCACTAAAGTATAGTAATTCTTTTAAGAGAGGCTCCTAGATTATAGTTATGGAGTTTTCAACAGTTGTCTATACTGAATCCTCTGAGACTCACTCACTCTGCCTGTTTACAAAGTACAGATATTTAGATTAGTTGGTTCAACTGGGTAATGCTGAAGGGAAATAAGTCATTGGATCTTCTACAGATTGTTGCCCCACCAAAAGCTAGTGCACCAAGATTATTCTGACATGACTTAGTCCAAACTAGATAAATTGCAATAAAGTTTATTGCTAATATCTACAAATCTACCAAGTCTCCATGTAGATACCTAGAAATAAATATGCTtaagcaaacattaaaaaaaaacaaaaacctaactcTATGCGAGGTGGGGACACAGCTTCATAGCCTGGACACGTAGAACATCTGGGTGTAGAAAGCAGACAAAGGAATCTATGTTGGTAAGAGTCTAGCCGTGAATCAAGGCATATCTACAACAGACTGTAAGATGGGTAACCTTACCAAGCAAAGGGTGAACTGGCATGATTAAAAGTACACTGCTAACTTACTAGATACCCGATGTCAGTGATGCCAAAATAAAGGGACACGttctctttttatgtatttaatatattaaaaggaACATAGTATTAATACTGTGGTATAAAGAGGATCTACATTTTTCACAGAATGAATTCTTAAAAACGATTTTGCAGTGAAAGAGCATCGGATCTTGAAGCATGGAAGTTTTGTTAAACAGAACTTCAAAATTATAACCCTTGTAGTGAAACATTTTGCCATTTTCTCTATGTATTAACATCATTGTTCCTCTAAAAAGAATTTTCATTAACACTGtcttttatgtaaaaaaatatatatgtagatatttaaCTTCCTGAGTGACTAGTCATACATCAAATATAATTAATGAATTTCAAAGTTCTTAGAATGAACTAGTATAGACTCATTAATGTATGTTCAATCGTGATAAAATTCAAGAGCATACCACAGAATTTGTACTTAAATTCTGAGTTAGGAAATACGATTTATccccaaacaaaagcaataaacTGTTTTAAgtaaactattaataaatggatTACTGAGAAgttctattttctcatttattaacAAAATGCAGACAGCCATGTCAGACTACGGATTTGGATGCTTCCTATTATACACACCAAAATGATTCATTACCAAGAAATGTCTTGCAACACAAAAGGGTGAGATAATTAAAATACTTGCTTTAAAGCACAACCAATCTATACAGCTCATCTCTCCTGGACTGTCTGAAGTGACCAGAATGGTGACACACTCTTTTGTATAAAACCCTCCCTCTTCAGAAACCCGAAGGTAAAGCAATTAGAGCAACAAACGAGGAGCCACAGTTCTCTATGAAACTGctgctatgtttaaaaaaattttttcaaagacaggTAGAAAATTGTGGGGCTACTCTGGATAACTTCTAGAAATATTTCTGGAACAACTTAATTAAAAGGACCTAAAATGGCCCTGTAAACAATGTCCTTGGAATGCTCGTTAATGTCGAGATGAGGGCCACTTCCCACCTCTACTGCTGTCCCTCCTGTTATCATAGTCATGGCTCCAGCCATCATGACTCCTGTCATCATAGTAGAATTCCTCTCGGCTTCCTCTGTAATGATAGTCAGACCCGTGGTCAGCGTAGCGCTGCTCGCGGCTATAATGTCTGTCTGCTAGGTAGGGGTGAGAATTCTGTCTTTTCCGCTGGGATGATAGTGCATCTTGGCGCCACTGGGAGCTGGAAGACTGATTAAAGCTATGACCATGTGGTTGAACTGATGCTGAAAATCCCGACTGATCTGCATGTGGAGAACCAAATTTCCCAACATATGACATCTGTCTGAAAACACTGTTcatctgagggaaaaaaagaaataaaaataaagacatcattcAAAGTGATTAATCTACGAATCACTAACACACAAAGAACTAGACCTTCACTAACATTAGGAAAAGCTTTGAGAGGTGGCATAAAATCGGAGTGCTAAGAAAATGAACTTAACACAAAGAAGCCAATTCATAGGAGAAGAGTGTAGAATCATCCAGAGTGAGTTCTGAGAAAGAGAACTAAAGTAGCAAAAATAGGTCAGTCATCTTAGAAGCTGTTAAGGGTTGATGACAAAAGCTAGGTGtcgtggcacatgtctttaaacACAGCATTctgaaggtaaaggcaggcaaatctctctaagtgcaaggccagcctggtatatagagCTTgcggacagccaaagctacatagtgagaccctgtctcaaaaaagaaaagaaaaagaacaaaagatagTTGATTTGGTTTTAGGTTAAATTCCATGATATTACAAAAACCACTTCAAGGAAGTTGGTCTAGAAGATACATGCtaattattgaaaatataacaatctgggggctggagagatggctcagaggttaagagcactgcctgctcctcaagaggtcctaagttcaattcccagcaaccacatggtgcctcataaccatctataatgaaatctggtgccttcttctggtgggcaatcacaaatgcaggcagaacgttgtatacataataagtaaatctttaaaaatatatataatgatcATGCTAGTCTAAATATTCAACAAagtattaagaataaaaattaaaagttaatttatgcCTAAAGAATGTAAGTAATGAAACTGACAGAGAAGCTAAGTGAAAAGTTATCTGATAAAACTTTACCTCAAGTGTGACTTTGTCTTAGCatataaattggaaagaaaaaattgCCTACCACTGCTTGCCGCTGATAATCTTctggagaagaaaaggacctCTGGACCATCTGCGCTGATGGAGTCACGTTACCCACCATCCTTTCATAGCTGCAAAGAGAAACCAAGAATGATGAGTGAGCATCATTCAACAAACACCACCAGTCACAAGTGAGACAGTTCTCAAGGATGAAAATGATTAAGACAAGCTCAGTTTCTATGTGTTATAAGATTGGAAtacctggaagaaagaaagggcattCCATTTTAGGTTGGCTAATCAAGGACAACCTTTCTGAAAAGGAGACatttaaagtaaaagagaaatatgATGACTGCCTGGAGGCAGGATAGTTCCAACTGTGGGACTGGCTAGGAGCCTAGGAGTCAAACAGAGTTCTGTAACCTGGTGTCTTCTGGGAATACCACACTGCTTTCCTCTTGTGTTTCCTATGGCTACCTTACCACTACAATGGCAGACACAAAACCAACATGGCCAGCACACATCTAATTAGTGCAATCATTCAGACTGAGATTACCTCACtataaatgaaggaaacaaagtaaagaaacaataaattttaCCTTTTCAAACTTGAGTCATTAGGTAGGCATTTCTGAGACATTAAACTGGAAAGGTCTGGACAAATAACCATTTATTTCACTGTCTTTATGTTGATTAGACTCAGTGAAGGTAAGAAAAATAAGGAGTTCTCCTTTAGTTTCTGGGCAGAGGGGTGTTTCAGAGCAGATTATGTGTCCAGATGCTAAGAGGGGCAAAggcataatttattttatgccaGGGTATTAAAATGATCCATGCTAGCCTATGATTAAAGCTAAGAGCAGTGACTAGTATAGTTCCTCAACTCTCCCAAGAAATTCCAACAGGAAAAGGATATCTTTGACTGAAGATACTCTGAGAGCCAACTGATAAGTGTTTAAACATCACTAATTAATTTCAGCTGACAAAAAAAGGACACAGGAAGAGCAATGTTTTTGTACTATTGCTTTTTACAATCCCTCCTCCCAACAACTCTGCATAGCAGCCACCCAATTCTCTCCAGCTTTGGCAATACTTTAATCCAAACCAAGCTGATCCAACAGCCCCACAAGGTTGCTGCCAATAGCTTCCTAATTGAACTTTCTTTCCCTATTGCCCCTTTTAAGGCATACTTCTCCCACTGTAAGGAAGTAGCTCTGTGAACTTGTAACTTCTTATCATTCTGCTTAATGCTTTCCTCCTGTCTAGGATAAAATCCTCCAGAACTTGGCTGTAGCCCTATAAGACAGCATATACTCAGCTTTTATGTACTTCATCAAAACTCCCCACTGCCCTTACTGTACTGGCTGCTTTCAGTTCCTCCTTcatctgcatcatctcctgctgTTAAAATTCTTTCAAAGGTCTTTCTACTCCTTCTCTTGAGTGTAGGAGAATTTTAGCAGACTTGTATCTGGCATGAATCTAGAGTGATGGCACCTAAGCTTTCAAGTACCCTTTTGTCAGTGTTTGTTATCTGAGATATCGTCGGGTTATTTGTTTGAAggattctcagagcctttgcatatAACTTAGTCCAGACAGGCCTGGCAAACCAGAAAGTCTCCTATGGCTGAGAATTGCTTAGGTgatgggtttttcaagacaaccCCTAGACCAGATTAAACTGACATGCTATAGGTACCTTTCTGTCAGTGTTCAGACCTTGAGAGGAGGATCCCCTGCTGCTGAGATGCCTGAATTCATCCTACAATGAGTGCCTCTCTTTCTTAAGAGCAATCGTTCCTGTGTAACCCAGAACGCTGATAAGTGAGAACtaattaaagtaattaaatagCCACACAGTGCATGTTTCATCTAGATCTAAGGCTCTACTTGGCAGTATATCTATCATATTGTGGCTTGACTACACCCCCTAGGCttgtcaccacacacagcttaTAAGCAGTTCAAACTGAGGCAAGCTAACCTCTATTCCATACTTTCTGCACCAAAGAGTAAAGTAAATCCTACTTCATACAGTTGCTTTGAGAAGCAGCTGCAATCATACATGGAAAAGACCTGTCCATACATGACAGGTAAATGGTCAATATTTCTTAAATGAAACTCTATAAATGGGCATGTTATAGCTCTACTAAatttagaaacaaacacaaaaaacaaaaccaccatccACAGCAAACAAATTGAGTTAGGTAAATATAGTACTACCTTTAACCTTCAACAGCTACAGGGATTTCAGAGatcattttattcacttttctttccttacaAAGGATAGGACCAGAGAAAGGAGGCTAAGACAGCAGCTTGCAGAGGTAGAAGGGGTAGATCTACTACTCTGCAGTGCTGTTAACTCAGCCCAGTGCTCACAAGGTGCTCTTAAACAAGCTACATTTAACTTAGTGCAAAAGAACCACAGATGCCTCCAGTCTCCTTAAAAACAGAGGCATGGCGTAGTCTAGCATAGGCAGCAGCAAAGCAGCAGAAATCTTACTCACTCGTGCATTCTGAGGTCATTAACTCAGAAACTTTCTGATAAATGACTTTAATAGTAAATGAGAAATAGTACCTGTTAGGAGATGTGGAGGTAGGGCTTACATTTCCAACGTGATGCTGGGAGTATGACACACTGGTATCCTGAGAAGCGTGACTACTTCCTAGAATGAGGTAATTTCAAAATTTCTAATTGAAAACCAAAAATCCCAACAAtttgaaatgtttcctttagGCTAAATTACCCCAAAAGagataaaaacaacttaaaagtaACACCAACCATCGCAa from Acomys russatus chromosome 14, mAcoRus1.1, whole genome shotgun sequence includes the following:
- the Rbm7 gene encoding RNA-binding protein 7 isoform X2, which codes for MNLLNGIKLFGRPIKIQFRSGSSHASQDTSVSYSQHHVGNVSPTSTSPNSYERMVGNVTPSAQMVQRSFSSPEDYQRQAVMNSVFRQMSYVGKFGSPHADQSGFSASVQPHGHSFNQSSSSQWRQDALSSQRKRQNSHPYLADRHYSREQRYADHGSDYHYRGSREEFYYDDRSHDGWSHDYDNRRDSSRGGKWPSSRH
- the Rbm7 gene encoding RNA-binding protein 7 isoform X1; translated protein: MGAAAAEADRTLFVGNLETKVTEELLFELFHQAGPVIKVIIPKDKDGKLKQFAFVNFKHEVSVPYAMNLLNGIKLFGRPIKIQFRSGSSHASQDTSVSYSQHHVGNVSPTSTSPNSYERMVGNVTPSAQMVQRSFSSPEDYQRQAVMNSVFRQMSYVGKFGSPHADQSGFSASVQPHGHSFNQSSSSQWRQDALSSQRKRQNSHPYLADRHYSREQRYADHGSDYHYRGSREEFYYDDRSHDGWSHDYDNRRDSSRGGKWPSSRH
- the Rbm7 gene encoding RNA-binding protein 7 isoform X3, which gives rise to MGAAAAEADRTLFVGNLETKVTEELLFELFHQAGPVIKVIIPKDKDGKLKQFAFVNFKHEVSVPYAMNLLNGIKLFGRPIKIQFRSGSSHASQDTSVSYSQHHVGNVSPTSTSPNSYERMVGNVTPSAQMVQRSFSSPEDYQRQAVVDEQCFQTDVICWEIWFSTCRSVGIFSISSTTWS